A single genomic interval of Malania oleifera isolate guangnan ecotype guangnan chromosome 13, ASM2987363v1, whole genome shotgun sequence harbors:
- the LOC131145790 gene encoding uncharacterized protein LOC131145790 — protein sequence MAEIARSSMEQGSPSVVQGCTIEKFTKMNPLAFSRETDPAIVKNWMQKINKILTVLHYINEMRVLYATYKLTGEAERWWMATRLLEVQRPIPVAMTWSRFREVFLDKYFLATVGEAKVVEFLNLSQENLRVQQYAAKFIEVSRFVPYVVPDEVKKARMFERGLKR from the coding sequence atggctgagattgcacggagctccatGGAGCAGGGAAGCCCGTCCGTTGTTCAGGGGTGTACGATAgaaaagttcacgaagatgaatcctctagcattttcaAGAGAAACTGACCCCGCAATTGTAAAGAACTGGATGCAAAAGATTAATAAAATACTAACGGTGCTCCACTACATCAATGAAatgagggtcctctatgccacataCAAGTTGACAGgcgaggccgagagatggtggatggctacAAGATTATTGGAGGTGCAGAGGCCCATACCAGTGGCTATGACTTGGAGCCGGTTCAGGGAGGTATTCTTGGACAAATATTTTCTTGCAACTGTCGGAGAGGCTAAGGTAGTGGAGTTTCTGAATTTGTCCCAGGAAAATCTTAGagttcagcagtatgcagcaAAGTTCATTGAGGTGTCACGCTTTGTCCCCTATGTCGttccagatgaagttaagaaggcgaggatgtttgagaggggcttgaagcGATAA